The Chitinophaga sp. H8 genome contains a region encoding:
- a CDS encoding DUF4252 domain-containing protein, translated as MKRTVAFTIIGLLFLAGHAAFAQEKILREFRNAHRGEGETFTLGLSFVPLKLASWIIPADAIDEESGVSIKHIVRKIRSLKVYTIEMKDRQISSEDIYNLKQKLIRKAGFESLMEVRDKGSVVHILNKGRADEIGNLVMLVQDNKEMVMVNLHTSLKMEDLNALIRHVSDHKVNPAANNSISLNITTD; from the coding sequence ATGAAACGTACTGTCGCATTCACTATTATAGGTTTATTGTTTTTAGCCGGTCATGCTGCCTTTGCACAGGAAAAGATCTTACGCGAGTTCCGTAATGCCCACCGGGGAGAGGGCGAAACATTTACCCTGGGCCTGAGCTTTGTACCCCTGAAGCTGGCCAGCTGGATTATTCCGGCTGATGCTATTGACGAAGAAAGTGGCGTTTCAATAAAACATATCGTCCGCAAAATACGCAGCCTGAAAGTATATACTATTGAAATGAAAGATCGTCAGATCAGCAGCGAAGACATTTATAACCTGAAACAAAAGCTGATCCGCAAAGCAGGGTTTGAAAGTTTGATGGAGGTGCGGGACAAAGGCAGTGTAGTGCATATCCTGAATAAAGGACGTGCAGATGAGATCGGCAACCTGGTTATGCTGGTACAGGACAATAAGGAAATGGTGATGGTCAATCTGCACACCAGCCTTAAAATGGAGGATCTGAACGCCCTGATCCGCCACGTGTCTGATCACAAGGTAAATCCCGCAGCGAACAACAGCATAAGCCTGAATATTACCACGGATTAA
- a CDS encoding DUF4252 domain-containing protein, whose translation MKRSLLILLLLACSSLPLLAQQGSVIDRFFQKYEDDRSFTLVSITPKMFGMFTKLDVNDPDAKSMMSVIQKLKGLRILVKEDTKDGPRLYKEAASALTREFEELMTVRDKDTDVKFMVKENARGNIQELIMLVGGIDQFVAMSLVGDIDLNEVSKIAGSMNIQGMDKLKNVNKKH comes from the coding sequence ATGAAACGGTCACTATTGATTTTATTACTATTGGCTTGCTCCAGCCTGCCACTCCTGGCACAACAGGGAAGCGTGATAGACCGCTTTTTTCAGAAGTATGAAGACGACCGCTCCTTTACACTGGTCAGCATTACCCCTAAGATGTTTGGCATGTTTACCAAACTGGATGTAAATGATCCGGATGCCAAAAGTATGATGTCGGTGATCCAGAAACTTAAAGGCCTGCGTATACTGGTGAAAGAAGATACCAAAGATGGTCCGCGGCTCTATAAAGAAGCAGCGTCCGCTCTTACCCGCGAATTTGAGGAACTGATGACGGTCAGAGATAAAGATACCGATGTAAAGTTTATGGTGAAGGAAAATGCCAGAGGTAATATCCAGGAACTGATCATGCTGGTAGGAGGGATAGACCAGTTTGTTGCCATGAGCCTGGTAGGAGACATTGACCTGAATGAAGTGTCGAAGATTGCCGGATCTATGAACATACAGGGAATGGACAAACTGAAAAATGTAAATAAGAAACATTAA